The genomic interval attttgacgGTTCTACAAGTTTGccatattttgaaaacaaagatGAAATAGATCATGGCTTGAAAGAAACGTTGATGAATAACTGGTGATAGAAATATGATAAGGATATTTTTGGAATGAAATGGGGTTTCATTAGAATTTTGATAGGATGGGGCTATtcaatcttattaattttatctttacaCCCTCtgttaattatcaaaataatatttgataaaattacctTACTGACCCCCATCgctttttttcttccaattctcACTGTTCTTATTCTTCTGCACCTCACTAGTTGGCttgatatttgtttttgtaatgTAAAATTGCGAatgtatttttaatgtttaactCTCACCTACTAGCAATTGCCAATATCGATTTGACTTTAGGCTTTACAACTAGAGGAATAAAATTGACCCATGAAATATGAAGAGTCATTTCATCGAccaaaaccataaaaatttattttccttcaagtcttcaaaaacaaaaattaacatatgtCTCAACACAAATACCATAAAGAAGATTTTGAATCTTTAATGGCTACATACGTTAATTCGTGAAGAATTTGATGaattaaacttgaaagaatcaaatttaattaacaagaCAGAAAACCAATTTCAAGAAGAGAATATTGAGCACTGTTTCAAGCATCCAATttaatgaaggaaaaaaaattgctctCTATTGATCACAACAATCGAGATACAAGTTGGATTATGCGAAGGAAATTACCAGGATCATAAAGAACCAAGTCTTAAACAAAATAAGcaagaaatgaagaagaaatcaatCTAAAACCAGGAGCTAATCATCAATGCCTTTTATACTGATATCTCTGGGAAGATACATAATGAATTCTCAACGAGCTTTGCCACATCAACATAAAATTGCAATAAGACCCCTCCAACTGAAGTCGGTCTACATAAAGCCCCAAGAACTCTTCAAATCTTGCATTTAAGCCCAAAACACCAAAAGCTTATAACCTCACACTCTCCATCTTGCAGAGTTAATTCAGTTGATCATTTCagtaaagaacaaaaaaaaaaaaaaaccctttaAGCACACAGCTTAGTAACTAGAGCCATTATCAACACCAATTCTATTTACACAAAACTTAAGTTTGGTTGTTGGGATTACTTTTGTCAACATATCAACATGGTTGACATTTGTATGAATCTTTGTTACTATAATAGAACCTTTTGCAACTTCATCTTTGATAAAGTGCAACTTCCAATCAATGTGTTTGGTCCTCTCATGATAGACCTGATTTTTTATGAGCTGAATTGCACTCTGCCTGTCACAAAAAATCTGAACTGTCTTTTACTTcaacaaattttcatttagcaACCCTCTCAGCCATATTGACTTTTTTACAGCTCATGTTGCTGCAATAAATTCAGCCTCTATAGATGATAAAGCTACTATGTGTTGTACAGTAGCTTTCCAATTTACAAGGTAGTTGTTCAGCATAAACATATATCTTGAAATAGATTTTCTCCTATCTAGATCCTCTGTAAAATCAGAGTAAACATAGCCCTTGAATTCACTAACTTCTTGTTTAAATTTACCATATACCAGACCATGATTAGATGTACCCCTTAGATACTTCATGATCCACTTCACAGCATCCCAATGTTCTTACTAAAGTTGGTCATGAATCTACTAACTACACTTACTGGATATATTATGTTTGCTCTGGTACATACCATAGCATTCATCAAGCTCGCAATAGCTTGTGAATACGATATTTGGACTATTTGAGGCTTCCTAATTTCTGATTTTGGAGACATttcatcaaaaagtttgaattgaGCTCCCAAAGGCATCAAGACTGGTTTTGAATTCAGCATCCCAAACTTATTTAACACCTTGTTGACATATCTTTCTTGGCTTAGAAATAAAGTTCCAACAACCCTATTTTTATGTATATCTATGCCAAGAATTCTTTAGGCATTAGAAAGGTCTTTCGTTTCAAACTCACCTTTAAGTGGATTTTTAATCCTTTCATATCACTAGAACTCTCACATGCAATGagtatatcatcaacatacaaCAAAAGATACCCAACTCCACGTGAGtttatgtttccataatagaTACAACTATTATATTTGCTCCTAAAGTAGCATTAGAAATCATAAActaatcaaatctcttatatcACAATTTAGAACACTATTTCAAGCCATATAGAGACTTATGTAGAAGACACACATAATCTTCATGTCCTTATGCTTCAAAACCTTAAGGCTGTGACATTAATATATTCTCTTCAAGATTGCCATGTAAGAAGGCAATTTTTACATTCATTTGTTGAAGCTCTAAGTCAAGTAAGGCCACCATAGCAAGGAAGGTTCTAATTGAGATGTGTTTAACAACAGGTGAGAAGATTTCATTAAAATCTACCCCCTCTTTTTGTATGAAACCCTTTGTCACCAATCTTGCCTTATACCTTGAGTCTTCCACACCTGGAATgcccttctttttcttgcatATCCACTTATAGCTGACAATGTTTCTATTCTATGGATTAGGAACCAATGTCCAAGTCTGATTCCTTACTagtgaatcaattttttctctcattACTTTAATCTAGTTGTTGTTGTCCTTGCTAGTTAATGCTTTTGTGTAGCTATTAGGTTCCTCAATTGAAATATCCTCTGCACTCATTAATGCATATGCAACTATGTCTGCATATTCATACCTTGATGATACCTTGCTGAGGGTCTGATAAACCTCCTTTCTCTATGTCTGGCTAATAGATATTCCTACAAGTCAGTAGACTATGATATTGTGGTTTATGTACTTTTGCCCTTTATGAAACACTGTCAGCAGCATGCGAAACATCTTCAACAGCCTGTGGTTGCATATCTTCTTCATGAATACTAGATAGCAGAACTTTAATCTTGGTACTTTGATCACTAGTTTCAGCATTATTTGtcttatttatattgataTCAGTCTTAGAAGAAGCATGATTAGACTTATTGATCATTGCAGCTTTATTAAATTGAACGTCTCTACTAATTAAACACCTATAAGCTTCACTTATAAGCTTTATTAAATTGAACATCTCTACTAAAATCTTCTAAAAACATCTTACATCATTCTCACTCTCTTAACAACTTTTGAAACAGTTCGGAGGGTGAAAATTGTAGTGCAGGAGTAAATCATCTTGCAACTCGAACTTATAGTCTTTTTTATCAATCTTTCATGAAACTTTAAAGAATTCTTACtctatcaattttctttgcaGTGAGGTAGTAGAAGCAAATTGATAGTATAAATGAACACTAGATATCATTTTAGAAACACCCAAGCCAACGCAATTAGGTTacactctaattaaaatatgattagATCTCATTTTAACCCAAACGGCTCATTGAGACTTTGATATCactttatgaaaaaattaaataacattgTAATTATACTAAAACAATGACAAGATCTCCCTATTTGTCATAGGATAAACCTACTTCCAAAGTTAActcaaacaagaaaaataataaatcacaattataCTAGAATTATTAAACATACCTAATAAGATGCTACTTGAAAtggaaaataacaaaaaaaaagactaaaataagaaaatcctaaaatcTCGTAAAACTTCCTACCTTAATTATTATAGAGAAGAATagcaattgaagaagaaacaagaaataataataataataataaaaagaacatGCGTCACTTGTACTGGGCGATGGGTCCATCGCCCACTTTAATAGtggattttgttatttttaaaaatttaattagttaaatgataattttaaaattttttttgttagtttaGTGATTGTTGTATGTTATAATTATGTGCCGTGCATAATGATTTGATTAACAACCTTGTTGTTTATTGGACTACTTTTGTATAAATGATGtagtatatttaaaattttcattttgctacACCATTTCTTAAATTGGTGTTGGTTATTACAATGAATGTGATATTGAGCTCGTCCaatggtttttatttataagaacTTATTGTAGAAGGGtattgagaaatattttctctcgTTTTCTGATAACTTTTCTGTGCCGTACACATCAGACATGTTTTCTAGCATATGCCCAAAGTACTGATGGAGAAAAACTTATATCAGGTTTTATGTTGAGTTGGTGGGATGGTCTAGTAGAgcttgaatttcaaaatgaaaCACACCAATTTTGAGACCAAAAAAATATGAAGGCTGGGAAGACGGGGGGAAAATCTAAACTTTAACTACTAGGAGTAAGGTTGCCTATTTGCCTTAGATCTTTACAAAAAGGAATATTGTGAtctaaaatttgtaatttctgtAAATTGTTTCATTGCTGCTGGAAATGAAGCCACCGTCGAGAACATGATAAATTAACAAGGATTAGATGACAACTTGGGAGGGATTTGTGACAAGATGAAATGATGTGAGATGAGCTGAGACCTGGGAGATGAAGAGAATTTAGGCCCGATTGATTTTAGTCTAGTCCTCTCCAATTACCTGACAAACACGGCGTTTGTGGTTCCAGActggccttttttttttcaatcttctTTTCCCGAATGCCCACTCCCCTTACTTGAGACCGTCTTTAGGAACATTTCTTTCCCTCTGCCTCGTAGCATTACGTATTTCAAGTTCTCAAATTAGTGATTTCGAAGTGAAAGCTTATTTGTTGTTGTAAGTACTCAAAAATTTATTGGCTCTAAATTGAATTTGGCAGCTTATTCTtctccttttattattattatcagcACAATCATTGGTTCGTTTTAAAGGATAGGAGCAATGCTGGACAATAAACCCACCCCCATTCAGAATTATATTGTGGTGGCcctcaaattgaaaaatgatgcAGGACAAGAAGTGATCTTTGAGTTTTTTCCCCACCCTTTTTAACTCTCTTAGTTAGATGTGTCTTATTTAAGTACAGAATAAATAGTACTTGCTAGGATAAGAAATAATAGGGTATAAAGGCTGTAATCCCCAAGAGAGTTAGCGACttttaagattattttttaagtctcaaaaataattttaaaaagttaaaaattaattttgatgtttggtaattttttttttaaatcacttttgataaatttattccaTCCTAGAGtagattttaaaagataagaaacAAATAGCCTTTTGAAATCTAAttcttaaaatcatttttatacttaatttcatttcatatatatcctcACATATActataatatctaaaataaatgtaaaattattcttatttgattaggaaattgaattataaaatttaaagagattattaggttattactattaccaattatatatTGAggtaacaatataaaaattaaaagtaataaaataaaaatttgttatagTTATCTATtgttatatattcaaaatataaaaatattatatatacatatttataaatgtataaatagATTACAATCAACGTTATGcctattttggttatttatatttttacagttgttcaattgtaaaatttaccATACACATAATATTGTTTTCAAAACTATTcagcaattttaaaaataaattaaaacatttattttgaaactattatttttgaaactaTTCACAGCCGATTATTTTTATAGCATAATTAAaagcaattattttgaaaGTAAAATCGTTAGTTAACTGAccctaaattaaatttcatattcaataaaatcttttcttttatattttccttttattgttCTAAATCTCACTTAATAGAGTTGCTTTGGTTGTCATCTATTTTTGTCGTAAGGTGGTTTTATCAACCTATTAATTTGTGCAGACGTCTTCAAGAACAATGACAAGTATAATATCACTCCAACGAATAGAATATGTTCCAACAACTAACAATATgggattgtttatttttattggttgtGCTATCCTAATTTTTGTTAGAACCTGTTAGAAATCATTTCGATCAGTATTAGTCTTTTGCAATGAAGAATAAGTGTTAACTTTTATCTGTCAATTTTAATCAGCCTTTAGAATTACGTCTATTTCTTTTGTCCTTGTCTATATAATGAATGTGACAAGCTCTATTTTTTAACCATTAgtgtattatatattttatctctGTATTATTTATACTAAGGATAACTAAGATAAAACAATAATCTTATAACTACacttttttaagttataatctcagtgataaaattaatttggtccctatattataattatagagTAGTTTTAGTGTAGTAGGTgctttaaatcaatttttattagcttagacttaaatattaaatttgtttattttttgggaaGAATTGTGAGATAAGCCCTCAGAAGGCTGCATCAACGTCctgaaattaatattgaaaaagattGCAAGCTTGGGGGCTATTATCAGGAATGCTGATGGGGAGATTATGTCAGCAACtacatgaaaaacaaaattcatggGAGATCATTAGACTAGCTATAGGAACTGAACGAAAGGCTCGAATATCCTTTCCCTGTAAAGTCAATAATCGAATGATAaagtatttcaaaatttcatatttgaaaatttcaaactaaCATATAAGATTGCTAACGACAAGGAcagaaatagaaaatttggcaataatttatcatttcgCATTAAACACAAACGTGTTTTTCCACCCATACTTACGCGTTTTGGAAAGTTTACAAGACTTCAAAAGTTAAAATCATGGGAATTGAGGTCAAGAAACAGACTTGTTTGTTTCACAGTTGACTGAGACTTTTGTTTtcataaattgaaatgaacCCAATCACAAAACAATTATTAGAGATTTTTCTTCTCTGCTTTATGAATGGAGAATCGTCCATGCTTCAACATCTTTCGTTCTTTGATCTTCTTGTTGAGCAGAAAGGTTTCATTAGCAGCTGATACACTAACTCCAGCATCATTCATCCGTGATGGCGAGAAGTTAGTTTCATCTGCTCAAAGGTTTGAGCTAGGCTTTTTCTCCCCTGGCAAATCAAAGAACAGGTACGTGGGACTATGGTACCAGAAGATCCCTGATACGGTTTTCTGGGTTGCCAATAGAAATAGTCCTATCTCCGATCATAACGCAGTATTAACCATTAGCAACAATGGAAATCTCGTTCTTCTTAACCAAACAAACGGCACCATCTGGTCTACAAACGTATCTAGCCAAGTGAAAAATCCAGTGGCAAAACTCTTAGATAATGGAAACCTCGTTATTACGGATAACTCCAGCAGTCATACTACTGAAAGCTACTTGTGGCAGAGCTTCGACTACTTAACAGACACTCTGTTACCAGACATGAAGTTGGGCTGGGACTTGAAGACTGGTCTGAAACGATATTTATCATCATGGGAAAGTGCTGACGATCCATCCCCTGGGAAGTTTACCTTCGGACTTGACATTCAGGTGTCGCCTAAATTATGTACGTTCAATGGTTCTGCAAAATATTCCTGTACCGGACAATGGAATGGAGCTGCCTTTGTGGCTGTTCCAAATTCAAACTTTCTTTATGATAAAGTTTTTGtggaaaataaagatgaaatttCTGTCAGGTATGAGTCCTTCAACAGTCCAAACATAATGATCTTAAAAGTCAACGCCTCGGGTCTGCTCACGAGTCTGATATGGAACGAGAGGAGCACCGCCTGGGACACCTATTTCTCAGTTCCAGATGAATTTTGTCTTAATTATGGGCATTGTGGTCCAAACAGTATTTGCAGCCTCGACCAAATCACACTTCATCATTAGGTTGTTGAACTCTGCTGTATAGTCTTCCACTGACAATTCCTTTTGCCTGAAGTTGTGGAACTTAAGGTAGATATCTTGCCTGTAGTTATCGGGCAAAAACTTTCTCTTTAgctcttttttcattttctcccAAGTAACAATTTTCCTCCGTCCCTCTCGTTCCCTTTGCCTCTTAAGATTTTCCCACCATAAAGAAGCAtactttttaagtttaatggCAATGAGTTTCACTTTGCGATCTTCAGGCACATCTCTGTATTCAAAAATACATTCAAAAGTATTAAGCCAATCAACAAACTCTTCTGGTTGCATTCTTTCTTCAAATTCAGGAATTTCGACCTTGAAGTCGAAAGGCTGATAAGAATCGCGACGCCTATGAATTCGAGAACGAGAAGAAAATTCACTATTGGAGCTTTGTTCCTGATGGAAGGGATTATAATCTACCCCGTCATTGATTGAGCCTTCTTCTTCCGAACTACCATTAGGAGCAGCTTCTCGAGTTCCTTCAAGGTGTTGTAATCGTTGCTGAAGATGTTCTACTTGTCTTCTAAGATCATCCCTTTCTATATCACCCAAGTCCCTCTCACAAACAGGAGGCTCTGCAACTCTTGCATTACGCCGACGTCGTTGAGCCATAAATTTTCAGAACCCaatgctctgataccaaatttGACACCGGACACAATAGATGAGAAAGCACAACGTCATACACTCAAGAAATCACAAGCTCACCACCACagcaaacaacaaaaagaTACAGAAAAATATTCACCACCTAAAGTTGTTAAGCTACGCATACAGAGCTTAAAACACTCACCACTCAATGGAATCCACCAAAGAGATACAGAGTTTGATAATAGCTCAAAGTTCATTCAATTTCCAAAATTAATCTCTTCCCTTTTGTTACAACTACATAAGCTTAAATAACTTTCTTGGAATAATCCTCCAAGCATAGATTTACTACAAAGAAACCCTTCAAATAACTTGACTTTAAAGACCAACATTAAAGCtagacattaataaaacattAGTATGCTTAAAATACAACaaagaacattaaaaaaaatctaagtccCGAAATATTCTTCTTGACTCAAAACTGAACAGTCTGCACTTAACTGATCATAACTTACTGTAAAAAACTCCAAATTTAGATTAGTAAAATTCATTGGAAAGCTAACAGAAATATCTTTCCAATGATGTATGGCTCGAAAATTAATTCGATCTCATGCAGTACAGTTTAATTCCCAAAGATGCCCCTTCTGCACAGAAATTCTGCTCACTTGATTAATGTAAGAACTTGAGCTGCACTTGGTATAACTTGAttaccaaatatttcaaacaCTCCTGTGTTATGCTTCCTCATGGAAGGAATTGGGCTGGCATAAACGGCCGTGATTGAAGAAATAATTCCACCATTGTCAGAAACCCGAAAGTGAATAAACTGACGATGGTTCACTGTAACCTCCACAGCAAACTCCTCTTTCCAAAGAAGCCAGATTCCTCCCGAAAAACCCACAGCTTCCactctgtgagatcttgcaaAGCCACTACTCCTGATAAAATTATCAGCCCTGATTCTACTTACTCTGGGCTCCAAAATTGCAACCATAGTGGGATTATAATTCTTAACAAAGCCCTTGAAAGTTCAACGAAATCCCTTTGATGAAACTCCCTGACAATTCCAAAACATAATAGAGaacaacattaaaaataatgaaaaaatatggaGAAAAATCCCTTACACCTCAGGCACAAAGTCCTGGTGTTCTAAAGCCAGCTGAGGTTCATCTTCTAAGGATCCCGCAAACTCCGAATCCTCTGATTCCTCATCTCCGCTATCTCCTACGTAGTCACTATCTTCTGGATCATCCGTCAAATTATCCATATCCCATGCTTTCATGTCCGCAGGATCCCCCATAGGTTGACCATCAAGCTTCTCATATATTCCACCTTGACCAAGGAATAAAGGGTTGGGAGTAGTTGCAAAAACATTTTGAGTACTGCTGCTAGGTATCTGCTCCAGGGTCACAACAGAATGCTTTGTAGGGTCAAGGGTTGTGGAGGCATTGGTTTTGTTAAAAGGTTTGGGCATGGCTACTTTATATTCACGTAGGGGGCGGTAAGTGTGCATGGAGTTTGACGTGGAAGGTTCTGTTATAAAAGATTTGGATAGTTTGGGCTTCATGCTTTTTCCAACACGTGATGAAGGCTTAAGAAATAGTGCAACTGTGGTAGTTCTATTGGTGGGACGTGGATGCtttttatttggtaatttactAATTACTTTGGCATGTTGTTAAATTTTGCTAGCTGGCCCCTTTATTGGTAAATCAAGCACATGGGTTTCCTCAGTTGACTTTGTGCCCCTTTCCATCATATCCTCGTTTGCGAACCTCCATCAAACCTCCCATTTTGGTTTTGACTTGACTCCTTAATGATTTCTCTTTCCTTATAGCTCTTAACTTTTCCTTTTCGAGATACCATCATCCACGGTCCAAACTTAGGGTTACCTGATCTATCTGTCTTGGGTGGTGGAGCCGCCCTAGGGCTGATCGTAGACTCAGCTTGCACATTCACAACCCCATGACTATCTTCCTCGTTGTTTGTTCTTTCCGGGCATGTAATACTTAAGTGACCATATTTACCACATTCATAACAAATCAGGGGGAGATTTTCATATTCAACCTTCTGAAATTTGCCATCAAGCAAAAACTGGGAACAAAGAGGTTTAGCCAAATCCAACTCCACCGCTATGCGAGCAAATTTGCCTCTGCACGCAGACTCGGTGttgtaatcaatttttataaccTTCCCAATTACTTGCCCGAGCATTCGAAGAATTCTCTTGTGGTAGTAATGGAGAGGCATTCCTGGAAGACGGATCCATGCAACAACTGAATCAATGGTTTCCGTAGAGCAATCAAACCTAGGAGACCATTGTTGAACAGTCAAGTAGTGCCCCAATATAGACCAAGGTCCTTGTGTGAGAGCATATTGGGCATCATCCTCCGTTTTAAACTtaaccaagaaaaaatcaTTCCCAAGGTCAATCACTGTAAAACCCTGGGATCCGCTCCATAAGGACTCCAAACGGTTGCACAAGACCTTGTAGCCAATCGTTCTT from Citrus sinensis cultivar Valencia sweet orange chromosome 9, DVS_A1.0, whole genome shotgun sequence carries:
- the LOC102624597 gene encoding S-locus-specific glycoprotein S13-like, yielding MENRPCFNIFRSLIFLLSRKVSLAADTLTPASFIRDGEKLVSSAQRFELGFFSPGKSKNRYVGLWYQKIPDTVFWVANRNSPISDHNAVLTISNNGNLVLLNQTNGTIWSTNVSSQVKNPVAKLLDNGNLVITDNSSSHTTESYLWQSFDYLTDTLLPDMKLGWDLKTGLKRYLSSWESADDPSPGKFTFGLDIQVSPKLCMSPSTVQT
- the LOC107176551 gene encoding uncharacterized protein LOC107176551, with product MESVSELAKKDPPPLEDDRSTKKAKFRVEGDDEDNPPMVSFKDKLMETHGTMEEDLMGKEDDLVFDLEDVVIETEGHLPSISFSQKVHAQLVKPWRTAVVIKLLGRTIGYKVLCNRLESLWSGSQGFTVIDLGNDFFLVKFKTEDDAQYALTQGPWSILGHYLTVQQWSPRFDCSTETIDSVVAWIRLPGMPLHYYHKRILRMLGQVIGKVIKIDYNTESACRGKFARIAVELDLAKPLCSQFLLDGKFQKVEYENLPLICYECGKYGHLSITCPERTNNEEDSHGVVNVQAESTISPRAAPPPKTDRSGNPKFGPWMMVSRKGKVKSYKEREIIKESSQNQNGRFDGGSQTRI